From Mobula hypostoma chromosome 8, sMobHyp1.1, whole genome shotgun sequence, the proteins below share one genomic window:
- the LOC134350764 gene encoding gastrula zinc finger protein XlCGF57.1-like: MPFTCSVCGKGFPQSFQLKVHQRVHTGEKPFTCSVCGKGFTQSSNLRRHQSIHTGKRPFTCTICGMGFIQSSDLLAHRSVHTGEKPFICSDCGKGFPRSFQLKVHQRVHTRERPFTCPDCGKGFTQSSELKVHQRVHTGERPFTCSDCGKGFTHSSNLQTHQRVHTGERPFICSVCGKGFTQSSQLLAHQSVHSAERPFTCSECGKGFTHSSNLQAHQRVHSGEKPFTCSDCGKGFTQSSQLKVHQRVHTGERPFTCSECGKGFTQSSNLQTHQLVHTGEKPFTCSDCGKGFTESSQLKVHQRVHTGEKPFTCSDCGKGFTRSSNLLAHQRVHTGERPFTCPECGKGFTQSSNLLAHQSVHSGEMPFTCSDCGKGFPRSFQLKEHQRVHTGERPFTCSNCGKGFTHSSHLQTHQRVHTGERPFTCSVCGKRFTQSSNLRRHQSVHTGEMEFTCSDCGKGFPMSFQLKVHQRVHTGERPFTCSNCGKGFTQLSHLQTHQRVHTGEKPFTCSICGNGFTQLCNLRTHQSVHTGEKPFSCSECGKRFTQSSNLVTHYRVHTGERV, encoded by the coding sequence ATGCCGTTCACCtgttcagtctgtgggaagggatttcctcagtcatttcaactgaaggtacatcaacgAGTTCACACCGGAGAGAAGCCGTTCACTTGTTCtgtgtgtgggaaaggattcactcaatcGTCCAATCTTCGGAGACACCAATCAATTCACACTGGGAAGCGTCCGTTCACCTGCACAATCTGTGGAATgggattcattcagtcatctgacctactggcacaccggtcagttcacactggggagaagccattcatctgttcagactgtgggaaaggatttccacggtcatttcagttgaaggtgcaTCAGCGAGTGCACAcgagggagaggccattcacctgcccagactgtgggaagggattcacgcagtcatctgaactgaaagtacatcaacgagttcacactggggagaggccattcacctgctcagattgtgggaagggattcacccaCTCATCTAACTTACAgacacatcagcgagttcacactggggaacgGCCATTTATCTGCTCAgtctgcgggaagggattcactcaatcatctcagctactggcacaccagtcagttcactctgcagagaggccattcacctgctcagaatgtgggaagggattcactcactcatcTAACCTGcaggcacaccagcgagttcactctggggagaaaccattcacctgctcagattgtgggaagggattcactcagtcatctcaactgaaggtacatcagcgagttcacacgggagagagaccattcacctgctcagaatgtgggaaaggattcactcagtcatccaacctacagaccCATCAactagttcacactggggagaaaccgttcacctgctcagattgtgggaagggattcactgagtCATCTCAACtcaaggtacatcagcgagttcacactggggagaaaccattcacctgctcagactgtgggaagggattcactcggtcgtcTAATCTattggcacaccagcgagttcacactggggagaggccattcacctgcccgGAGTGTGGAAAAGGATTTACTCAGTCATCaaacctactggcacaccagtcagttcactctggggagatgccgttcacctgctcagactgtgggaagggatttccaCGGTCTTTTCAACTAaaggaacatcagcgagttcacactggggagaggccattcacctgctcaaactgtgggaagggattcactcactcatcccacctacagacacaccagcgagttcatacaggagagaggccattcacctgttctgtgtgcgggaagcgattcactcagtcatccaacctgcgaagacaccagtcagttcacactggggagatggagttcacctgttcagactgtgggaagggatttccaatgtcatttcaactgaaggtacaccagcgagttcacactggggagaggccattcacctgctcaaattgtgggaagggattcactcagttatcaCATCTGCAgacacatcagcgagttcacacaggagagaagccgttcacctgttcCATTtgtgggaatggattcactcaGTTATGCAACCTGCGGACACATCAGTCCGTTCACACTGGTGAGAAACCGTtctcctgctctgaatgtgggaagagattcactcagtcatccaaccttgTGACGCACtaccgagttcacactggggaaaggGTTTAA